In Falco biarmicus isolate bFalBia1 chromosome 6, bFalBia1.pri, whole genome shotgun sequence, the following are encoded in one genomic region:
- the PLAGL1 gene encoding zinc finger protein PLAGL1 isoform X3 yields MMFVRLARNQEEQTLVAYQHCGEVYFTTVKPIEPHTELKVWYAADYAKFMEASAVFIKEESDVYPLPPIGKEPIDPWICSSCRSTFATFALLESHQCILKDRVVTTKFRPQNKLGPVKAKSKVKGKLRGTALGKSIAQCFGTISCSSAAKLGCASSGSTCDALVRFIPKWRNSRSSLLKGREVKQPDSYPCRLCGKIFDSIDKLTVHSYVHKGERPYKCSQHGCAKAFISKYKLLRHSATHSPQKSHQCGYCEKTFHRKDHLKNHLQTHDPNKMAFKCEDCGKKYNTKLGYKRHLALHAATSGDLTCRVCAQEFGGTEVLLEHLKSHAGKPAGNTKEKKHKCDHCERHFYTRKDVRRHMVVHTGCKDFLCQFCAQRFGRKDHLTRHTRKTHSQELLKSRLQNGDSVGLLDQLFPFRLKEDASTLPPFPEGVSVQNGILNSSESEEYNCSHLHSQPSLQTALPLETSHLQRMGCADGLPAVHPAPCSAAIPANLNLQQPNKYDISSTSFAAGSLKNLPIKVDVKGYNVHLEDLPLPEPQSLHKISLEEASSGPAGDTNKYPVHKETEAAAETTSLPFMDLTHVMSFWQLPPGDNQNTTGDITMAFGPEEPSHRLNGLGQQQGLQLAAGGMAINHLHHLPRSFPSTTNSVTLPHFHHAFK; encoded by the exons ATGATGTTTGTCCGGCTAGCCCGGAACCAAGAAGAACAGACCCTTGTGGCTTATCAGCACTGTGGAGAAGTCTACTTCACAACTGTTAAG CCAATTGAACCCCACACAGAACTGAAAGTGTGGTATGCTGCCGATTATGCCAAATTTATGGAAGCTTCTGCGGTCTTCATTAAAGAAGAATCTGATGTCTATCCTTTGCCTCCCATAGGA aaagAACCCATAGACCCTTGGATATGCTCCAGCTGTAGAAGCACTTTTGCAACTTTTGCTCTGCTGGAATCTCACCAGTGCATCCTTAAAGACCGAGTCGTTACCACCAAGTTCAGACCACAAAATAAATTGGGACctgtaaaagcaaaaagcaaagttaaAGGGAAACTGAGGGGAACAGCATTAGGCAAAAGCATTGCTCAGTGCTTTGGGACCATTTCCTGTTCCTCTGCTGCAAAGCTTGGCTGTGCCAGCTCAGGAAGCACTTGTGATGCTCTTGTGAGGTTTATACCTAAATGGAGAAACAGCCGGTCTTCACTGTTGAAGGGAAGAGAAGTGAAGCAGCCAGACAGTTACCCGTGCCGACTCTGTGGGAAGATATTCGATTCCATTGACAAGCTCACAGTCCACAGTTACGTGCACAAAGGGGAGCGTCCCTACAAGTGTTCACAGCACGGATGCGCAAAAGCCTTCATTTCCAAATATAAACTGCTCAG GCATTCAGCCACTCATTCTCCACAGAAATCTCACCAGTGTGGCTACTGTGAGAAGACCTTTCACAGGAAAGACCATCTAAAGAACCACCTTCAGACTCATGACCCTAACAAGATGGCCTTCAAGTGTGAAGACTGTGGCAAGAAGTACAACACCAAGCTAGGCTATAAGAGACACTTGGCTCTGCATGCAGCCACCAGTGGGGACCTTACCTGTAGGGTATGTGCCCAGGAGTTTGGTGGTACTGAAGTTTTGTTGGAACACCTCAAAAGCCATGCAGGGAAGCCAGCTGgcaacacaaaggaaaagaaacataagTGTGACCACTGTGAGCGTCACTTCTACACCCGTAAAGATGTGCGACGTCACATGGTAGTTCACACAGGCTGCAAAgactttctgtgccagtttTGTGCCCAGAGGTTTGGGCGGAAGGACCACTTGACCCGCCATACTAGGAAGACTCATTCACAAGAACTGCTGAAAAGCAGGTTGCAGAATGGTGATTCAGTGGGTCTCCTTGACCAGCTTTTTCCATTCAGACTGAAGGAAGATGCCAGCACACTGCCCCCTTTTCCTGAAGGGGTCTCTGTGCAGAATGGGATTTTGAATAGTTCAGAATCAGAGGAATACAACTGTTCACATCTCCATTCCCAGCCGAGCTTACAAACCGCTCTTCCTCTTGAAACTTCTCACTTGCAAAGGATGGGCTGTGCAGACGGCCTTCCAGCTGTCCATCCCGCACCATGCTCAGCAGCCATTCCTGCCAACCTGAACCTTCAGCAGCCTAATAAATATGACATTAGTTCTACCTCATTTGCAGCAGGATCCCTCAAGAATCTGCCAATAAAAGTGGATGTTAAAGGTTACAATGTGCATCTTGAGGACCTGCCGTTACCAGAACCTCAATCTCTCCACAAAATCAGTCTGGAAGAAGCTTCCTCAGGGCCTGCAGGGGATACTAACAAGTATCCAGTGCACAAggagacagaagcagcagctgaaactACGAGCCTGCCTTTCATGGATCTAACTCATGTGATGAGTTTCTGGCAGCTCCCACCAGGTGACAACCAGAACACTACTGGGGACATCACGATGGCATTTGGTCCAGAGGAACCATCACACAGGCTGAATGGCCTTGGCCAACAGCAAGGTCTTCAGCTAGCAGCTGGTGGGATGGCCATAAACCATCTGCATCATCTTCCTCGTTCCTTTCCGTCCACTACCAATTCTGTAACGTTGCCTCATTTTCACCATGCCTTCAAATAA